In Pontiella desulfatans, one DNA window encodes the following:
- a CDS encoding TIR domain-containing protein → MDKYKQQGNPYFAFVSYSSKDKAWGRWLHRRLENYPIPALFRGQELEEGLVLEKKMRPVFRDREELSGSSDLGEAIHQALVASRFLIILCSKNSAKSKWVNQEIEDFQAQGKGDRILALILNGEPNAEHPDEECFPPALRYPAEPLAGDLRKDGDGKSRGFLKILAGVAQVGFDDLYRRHERAMAKKRMAWALFAFVLVATFASLYIYAVDQKNIAVRQRILADKRRDQAEELVDFMTYSLHEKLKPIGRLDLMEEVQAAVEGYHAERAKEPGYGEAVSETQQILLSGSSMNQGDLSRMTGGAVEGRGDYLEALRYDRLLVQEDPYNANHQYNLSVTLERLGDALKESGDLIGAEKHFKDCLEIRTGLLEVNAANTRWLHSQTVSQEQLSLCMKEKGSLKHAIQYTRDCLAGRNQLVLLEPDHLDWWQSLCFSHNNLADLMMLTGSMDEAEQNYRAAMKIAERFSKEFPADMLWQKNLSICHERLGDLMLGQGDLIGARKQFGISLQIDEMLVETEPLNSNWQRGLFLMHTKLGGISKSEGKLEEAGKDFGCALDIALLLMERGGDNVVWQRDLAVAFSMLGDLAMENKEYGEAKELYLGSYEIREGLAAKDPSNSIWKRGLVITLTRMGIVQKEAGDLSGATRYYMEAFEMATELVESEPKNVVWMCDLAVLHGKLGDVAKKKGDLPDAERHYLSGEKIYRELAGINPGNAVGQRGLFVAYMNLATVKPWGSAESLSWWRKTYGQLAGMKEQGILLPTDEKFLDYAKEKVGL, encoded by the coding sequence ATGGATAAGTATAAGCAGCAGGGCAATCCGTACTTTGCCTTTGTATCGTATTCCTCGAAAGATAAAGCCTGGGGGCGCTGGTTGCATCGCCGTTTGGAAAACTATCCCATTCCAGCCCTGTTCCGAGGGCAGGAGCTTGAAGAGGGATTGGTTCTCGAAAAAAAGATGCGGCCGGTTTTCCGTGATCGTGAAGAACTCTCGGGGAGTTCTGATCTAGGGGAAGCCATTCACCAGGCACTCGTTGCATCACGGTTTCTAATCATTCTCTGCTCAAAAAACTCCGCAAAATCCAAGTGGGTTAATCAAGAGATCGAGGATTTCCAGGCGCAAGGAAAGGGGGATCGCATTCTGGCCCTCATTCTTAATGGGGAACCCAATGCTGAACACCCTGATGAAGAATGCTTTCCCCCGGCGCTTCGTTATCCGGCGGAGCCCCTTGCTGGCGATTTGCGTAAAGATGGTGATGGGAAATCCAGGGGATTCCTTAAGATTTTGGCGGGCGTTGCCCAGGTGGGATTCGATGATCTTTATCGGCGGCATGAACGGGCCATGGCCAAAAAACGCATGGCATGGGCGCTCTTTGCCTTTGTGTTGGTTGCAACATTCGCCAGCCTTTATATCTATGCCGTAGATCAGAAAAACATTGCGGTTAGGCAACGGATTCTGGCCGATAAACGGCGGGATCAAGCAGAGGAACTGGTCGATTTCATGACGTATTCCCTCCACGAAAAACTGAAGCCCATAGGACGGCTTGATTTAATGGAAGAGGTGCAGGCCGCCGTCGAGGGATACCATGCCGAACGAGCCAAGGAACCTGGTTATGGGGAGGCTGTTTCGGAGACCCAGCAGATATTGCTTTCCGGGAGCAGCATGAATCAGGGGGATCTCAGCAGGATGACCGGGGGGGCTGTGGAAGGCAGAGGGGACTATTTGGAGGCTTTGCGGTATGACCGGCTTCTCGTGCAAGAGGATCCATACAATGCTAATCACCAATATAATTTGTCTGTAACCCTTGAGCGGTTGGGGGATGCGCTAAAGGAATCCGGCGATTTGATCGGTGCAGAGAAACACTTCAAGGATTGCTTGGAGATCCGGACTGGTTTGTTGGAGGTCAATGCCGCGAACACACGTTGGCTTCATTCGCAAACCGTCAGCCAGGAGCAATTGAGTTTGTGCATGAAAGAGAAGGGAAGCCTGAAGCATGCCATCCAGTATACTCGTGATTGCCTGGCGGGACGAAATCAACTGGTGTTGTTGGAGCCAGACCATTTGGATTGGTGGCAGTCGCTTTGTTTCAGCCATAATAATTTGGCGGACTTGATGATGTTGACGGGCAGCATGGATGAGGCCGAACAAAACTATCGTGCCGCGATGAAGATTGCCGAACGTTTTTCAAAGGAATTCCCTGCTGATATGCTATGGCAAAAGAATCTTTCCATCTGCCATGAACGGTTGGGCGACCTAATGTTGGGGCAGGGTGATTTGATTGGTGCCCGAAAGCAGTTTGGAATTTCTTTGCAGATTGACGAGATGCTAGTGGAGACGGAACCTCTGAATTCAAACTGGCAGAGAGGTTTGTTCCTGATGCATACCAAACTGGGAGGGATATCGAAGAGTGAGGGTAAGTTGGAGGAAGCCGGCAAAGATTTCGGGTGCGCGTTGGATATCGCTCTGCTTCTGATGGAACGGGGGGGCGATAATGTTGTTTGGCAACGGGATCTTGCCGTCGCCTTTTCCATGCTGGGCGACCTTGCGATGGAAAATAAGGAGTATGGGGAGGCAAAGGAGCTATACCTCGGATCGTATGAAATCCGAGAGGGATTGGCGGCCAAAGATCCTTCAAATTCTATCTGGAAGCGGGGATTGGTAATCACCTTGACGCGAATGGGGATCGTACAAAAGGAAGCTGGAGATTTGAGCGGGGCAACAAGGTATTACATGGAGGCTTTTGAGATGGCTACCGAGCTGGTGGAAAGTGAGCCGAAAAATGTGGTATGGATGTGCGATCTTGCGGTCTTGCACGGTAAGTTGGGCGATGTTGCCAAGAAGAAGGGGGATCTTCCCGATGCCGAGCGACACTACCTTTCTGGGGAAAAAATATATCGGGAATTGGCAGGTATAAACCCCGGAAATGCCGTGGGGCAAAGGGGTTTGTTTGTGGCCTATATGAACCTTGCCACGGTGAAACCTTGGGGATCGGCTGAATCCTTATCATGGTGGAGAAAGACCTACGGACAGCTTGCGGGAATGAAAGAGCAGGGGATTTTGTTGCCGACTGACGAGAAGTTTCTGGATTATGCAAAGGAGAAGGTCGGACTGTAG
- a CDS encoding Uma2 family endonuclease, with protein MGEPVYDKRYTWDDYQALPDDKRVEIIGGEMFDMSAAPSTRHQHIVGELFFQFCVFFRGKSCKPFTGPTDVKLSDEDVVQPDLLVVCDKDQVTDSHVEGAPSLVVEVLSPTTYWHDRKIKMELYARAGVKEVWLVSAVPSGIEVFVLDGDSYRLQGSFTTGDVLVSPGFDGLEIDLEAVFDFPFGFEETVRVVKEPFAEYQVKDDA; from the coding sequence ATGGGCGAACCAGTATATGATAAACGATACACGTGGGACGACTACCAGGCGTTGCCCGACGACAAGCGTGTTGAAATCATTGGCGGCGAGATGTTCGACATGTCCGCCGCACCATCCACGCGACACCAGCACATTGTTGGAGAGTTGTTCTTTCAGTTCTGTGTTTTTTTTCGGGGAAAATCCTGCAAGCCCTTCACGGGGCCGACCGATGTTAAACTCTCGGACGAAGATGTGGTTCAGCCGGATTTGCTGGTGGTGTGCGACAAGGATCAGGTTACGGATTCGCATGTGGAAGGTGCACCGTCGTTGGTGGTTGAGGTGTTGTCGCCCACGACCTATTGGCATGACCGCAAAATCAAGATGGAACTGTATGCGCGTGCTGGTGTGAAGGAGGTTTGGCTGGTTTCGGCCGTGCCTTCCGGGATTGAGGTCTTTGTTTTGGACGGGGATTCCTATCGGCTCCAGGGAAGCTTCACGACAGGGGATGTCCTTGTGTCGCCCGGTTTCGACGGATTGGAAATCGATCTTGAGGCGGTTTTTGATTTCCCGTTTGGATTCGAAGAAACCGTTCGCGTAGTGAAGGAGCCCTTTGCGGAATACCAGGTG